One Thalassotalea hakodatensis DNA segment encodes these proteins:
- a CDS encoding diguanylate cyclase, with product MSKDDQYTILTVDDAKDTLMLLAFDLSESGYEVLTAESGEQALSLLEELNVDLILLDMHMPAMSGLTFLETLKNSRAFKNIPVIMLSASGQEEAIVSSLENGADDYVTKPYIPSVLLARIRNSLRFMEKTKQLEQLARTDSLTGVHNRGSFKELVSSVISQAKRKHQPISLAMFDLDYFKKVNDTYGHEAGDIALKEFATILKDCFRDYDIVGRVGGEEFAVCMPGTEIDDAYLACERCRTMLEKYPMKVEYKDGIKEFTLTVSIGVTCQNIQSMTFDELLHVADNALYNAKQSGRNQTILDENIEGDTNTMMIDDTSDELSASNSATSDTEQGKYPGIEYEVGVNNVLGDEELFEEILVMFCQDHGKDKEKIAQAIENNDYELLKSLVHTLKGVSCSIGAMSLYEYCKHLDVAINEHNSDEYNALFSPVADQLDIVVGGISAKLGDKF from the coding sequence GTGAGTAAAGATGATCAATATACGATTTTAACGGTGGATGATGCCAAAGACACTTTAATGCTTTTAGCCTTTGATTTGTCTGAATCCGGGTATGAAGTGTTAACAGCAGAGTCTGGTGAGCAAGCGTTATCATTATTGGAAGAGTTAAATGTTGATCTCATTTTATTAGATATGCACATGCCAGCAATGTCAGGGCTAACGTTTTTAGAAACACTTAAAAATAGCCGCGCTTTTAAAAATATCCCTGTGATTATGTTATCTGCCTCAGGCCAAGAAGAAGCGATAGTTTCATCATTAGAGAATGGTGCTGACGACTATGTAACAAAGCCATATATTCCAAGCGTGTTACTTGCACGAATTAGAAACTCATTACGCTTTATGGAAAAAACTAAGCAGCTTGAGCAATTGGCGAGAACTGATAGTTTAACGGGAGTGCATAATAGAGGTAGCTTTAAGGAATTGGTAAGTTCAGTGATCAGTCAAGCAAAACGTAAGCATCAGCCAATTTCCCTTGCAATGTTTGATCTTGATTATTTTAAAAAGGTTAATGATACTTACGGTCATGAAGCTGGCGATATTGCACTTAAAGAGTTTGCTACTATTCTCAAAGATTGTTTTCGTGATTATGATATTGTCGGTAGGGTAGGCGGTGAAGAGTTCGCAGTATGTATGCCAGGCACAGAAATTGATGATGCCTACCTTGCATGTGAGCGATGTAGAACGATGCTAGAAAAATACCCAATGAAAGTTGAGTATAAAGACGGCATCAAAGAATTTACACTTACGGTAAGCATTGGAGTTACTTGCCAAAACATACAGTCTATGACATTCGATGAGTTATTACATGTGGCGGATAACGCATTATATAACGCTAAACAATCTGGCAGAAACCAAACCATTTTAGACGAAAATATAGAAGGTGATACAAATACCATGATGATTGATGATACAAGCGATGAATTGTCAGCTTCTAATTCAGCAACCAGTGATACTGAGCAAGGGAAATACCCAGGGATTGAATATGAAGTTGGTGTGAATAATGTTTTAGGTGACGAAGAACTGTTTGAAGAGATTTTGGTGATGTTTTGTCAAGATCATGGCAAAGATAAAGAAAAGATCGCGCAGGCCATTGAAAATAACGACTACGAATTACTAAAGTCACTTGTACATACGTTAAAAGGGGTTTCGTGTTCAATAGGTGCAATGAGCTTATATGAGTATTGTAAACACCTAGATGTGGCGATTAATGAACATAATTCTGATGAGTATAACGCTTTATTTTCACCGGTAGCGGATCAACTCGATATTGTTGTTGGCGGTATATCTGCTAAGTTAGGCGATAAATTTTAA
- the yfaE gene encoding class I ribonucleotide reductase maintenance protein YfaE, producing MANCPTFNMSKPPAKIVTANQQNIEYQDQDKTLLNCLEKHDVEVHYHCRDGFCGACRVTLKKGQVLYPQGEPLAFVGDNEILPCCCIPASNIEIEID from the coding sequence ATGGCGAACTGCCCTACTTTTAATATGTCTAAGCCTCCTGCTAAAATCGTTACTGCAAATCAACAAAACATTGAATATCAAGATCAAGATAAAACCCTGTTAAATTGCCTAGAAAAACACGATGTTGAAGTACATTATCACTGTAGAGATGGCTTTTGTGGTGCATGTCGAGTGACATTAAAAAAAGGCCAAGTGTTATACCCTCAAGGAGAACCTTTAGCCTTTGTTGGTGACAACGAAATTCTTCCCTGTTGTTGTATCCCTGCTAGTAACATTGAAATTGAAATTGATTAA
- the nrdB gene encoding class Ia ribonucleoside-diphosphate reductase subunit beta, with translation MTYSTFNQVPNNPLLEPMFLGNSVNVARYDQQKFSAFEKLIEKQLSFFWRPEEIDVSKDRSDWQGLTDSEKHIFISNLKYQTLLDSVAARSVNAVLLPIVSLPELETWIETWAFSETIHSRSYTHILRNLFTDPSEVFDDIVVNPAILKRASSIAKYFDHVIVTTQLMQAQGEGTYEVEGKQLEVSMRKLKERLFLAICSVNALEAIRFYVSFACSFAFAERELLEGNAKIIKLIARDEALHLTGTQHILNNWFSGKDDPEMKEIAHALKDEGLQIFLDVVEQEKEWAQYLFKDGSMIGLNAQILNQYIEYISNQRLAAIGYDMPFSIKSNPLPWMNAYLVSDNVQVAPQETEISSYLVGQIDSAVSSDDFDDFDL, from the coding sequence ATGACCTATAGTACCTTTAACCAAGTTCCCAATAACCCATTGCTAGAACCAATGTTTCTGGGTAACAGTGTTAATGTTGCACGCTATGATCAGCAAAAGTTTTCCGCGTTTGAAAAACTGATTGAAAAACAACTTTCATTCTTTTGGCGTCCAGAGGAAATTGATGTATCTAAAGACCGCTCTGATTGGCAAGGATTGACCGATTCAGAAAAGCATATCTTTATTTCCAACCTTAAATATCAAACGTTACTTGATAGCGTAGCCGCTCGCTCAGTTAACGCGGTATTATTACCGATTGTCTCTTTACCTGAATTAGAAACTTGGATTGAAACGTGGGCCTTTAGTGAAACCATTCACTCTCGATCATACACACATATTTTACGCAATTTATTTACCGACCCAAGTGAAGTATTCGACGATATTGTTGTTAACCCCGCAATATTAAAACGTGCTTCTAGCATTGCAAAGTATTTCGATCATGTCATTGTGACAACGCAATTAATGCAAGCGCAAGGTGAAGGAACCTACGAGGTTGAAGGCAAGCAATTAGAAGTAAGCATGCGTAAGTTAAAAGAACGCTTATTTCTTGCTATTTGTTCAGTAAACGCGCTTGAAGCCATTCGCTTTTATGTGAGTTTTGCCTGCTCTTTTGCATTTGCAGAACGTGAACTTCTTGAAGGAAACGCTAAAATAATCAAGCTTATAGCTCGAGATGAAGCGTTACATTTAACTGGCACACAGCATATTTTAAATAATTGGTTTTCTGGCAAAGACGATCCAGAAATGAAAGAAATTGCTCATGCATTAAAAGATGAGGGATTGCAAATATTTTTAGATGTTGTAGAACAGGAAAAAGAATGGGCGCAATACCTTTTCAAAGATGGCTCAATGATCGGGTTGAATGCTCAAATATTAAATCAATATATTGAGTATATTAGTAATCAACGTTTAGCCGCCATTGGCTACGATATGCCATTCTCTATTAAAAGCAATCCACTACCCTGGATGAATGCTTATCTTGTTAGTGACAACGTGCAGGTTGCACCACAAGAAACTGAAATCTCAAGTTACTTAGTTGGCCAAATAGATTCGGCTGTTTCAAGTGATGATTTTGATGATTTTGATTTGTAA